The nucleotide window TTTCCATTACCGACACCAGCGGCAAGGTTCTTTACCAGCCGGAAGAAGACAGCCTGGCGGGTATAACCACTACCCAGATGGAATATCGCCAGACAGTGCAGCGCAATCTTGAACGCCGCATTGAAGAGATGCTGCAACCCCTTTTTGGTCCTGGCCGCGTGATTGCCAAGGTCAACGCCGATATGGATTTCAGTCAGAAAACCATACGCCGTGAACTTTTTGACCCTGAAAAAACAGCGGTGCGCAGTGAATACCGCCAGGAAGAAACGCAGCAGGGCCGCGCCAATCTTGAAGCAGGTTCACCGGATGTAAATTTTCGAGGCGACGGCATTACTGGCTCGGTTTCTGACCAGAGCGGTACGCGCGAATCGCGCACTACCAACTATGAAATCAACAAAGAAGAGCAGCAGATTGTTTCAAATGTGGGTGAATTACGCCGTTTGACTGTTGCAGTCCTCATAGATGGCACGTATGTAAAGACGGATGGCATATGGAGCTTCATGCCCCGCAAGAGCGAAGAGCTTGAACAGGTGCGCCAGCTTGTACATAATGCTGTGGGGCTGGATACGGGTCGCGGCGACGCTCTTGAGGTCAGCTCCGCGCCATTTACCGATTCGGAGCCGCCCAAGGACCCCAATTTTGCCGACATACTGGCCGATTATGCGGAGCGTCTGGGTAAGCCCCTGCTCAATGCGCTGCTGGCCTTCTTGTTTCTGATGCTTATTGTGCGGCCTGTGGTGCTGGCTCTTATTCGCCCCAAGGTTGAAGCTGGCGAAATGGTTGAAGGTCTGGAAGGCCTGCCAGCCGCAGAAGAGCAGCTTGCCCTCTATGAGGCCCTGGAAGAGGCCGCAAGAACTGAGGACGAGGCCCTGCAAGAAAATTTGAATGATGAGGACGATCTGGTGTTCAAGGACATTGAAGCTTTGAAAGCGCACATTTTCAGCCTGTCCGACAATCATATGGAGCAGGTGGTAAGTTTGGTGCGCGGCTGGATGAAAAGTGATGAAACAGCTAAAGCCTAGCCCATCGCAAACAGGTTTGCCCGCAGGTCAGGGGAGTGGTTCAACGCCGTCTCTGGCTCAGCTCAAGGCCTTGCGTCTGGCGCAAAAAGAGACAAATCAACGGGTGGAAGAATTGAAGCTGCGGCTGTTCAGAATTACAGAACAGCATATGGATCAGGCCGTGCGGCTTATCAAGCGCTGGCTTTCGGACAAGGACTAAAATCCCTCCGCGCCCACCCGGGCCGAGGTTAAGGAGCATAAGGATGGAGTTGACCGGCAAACAGCGCATAGCCGTGCTGCTGCTCGCCATGGGCGACAAGTTCACGGCCGACGTGTTTAAGCGCATGGACAGGCAGGAAATAGCCGAAATCTCCA belongs to Desulfovibrio intestinalis and includes:
- the fliF gene encoding flagellar basal-body MS-ring/collar protein FliF; translated protein: MPAFIQQFVNSFTAIWAKMSPLQRIASVGGAVGLLAAVIGLSIWLSRPEYRVLYSNLGPEDASVVVKALQGDKVAYRIADNGATILVPQEIVYDQRIKIAGEGGLVGQGIGFEIFDKIKVGQTDFVQKINYTRALQGELARTISEFPSVESARVHLVIPRRSLFVEERQSPSASVVLKLIRANIKIDQKEINAILNMMLMSVEGLDRGHVSITDTSGKVLYQPEEDSLAGITTTQMEYRQTVQRNLERRIEEMLQPLFGPGRVIAKVNADMDFSQKTIRRELFDPEKTAVRSEYRQEETQQGRANLEAGSPDVNFRGDGITGSVSDQSGTRESRTTNYEINKEEQQIVSNVGELRRLTVAVLIDGTYVKTDGIWSFMPRKSEELEQVRQLVHNAVGLDTGRGDALEVSSAPFTDSEPPKDPNFADILADYAERLGKPLLNALLAFLFLMLIVRPVVLALIRPKVEAGEMVEGLEGLPAAEEQLALYEALEEAARTEDEALQENLNDEDDLVFKDIEALKAHIFSLSDNHMEQVVSLVRGWMKSDETAKA
- a CDS encoding flagellar M-ring protein FliF; this encodes MKQLKPSPSQTGLPAGQGSGSTPSLAQLKALRLAQKETNQRVEELKLRLFRITEQHMDQAVRLIKRWLSDKD